Part of the Candidatus Cloacimonadota bacterium genome, TTTTTAGCAGGCTATATTCTGGGGCTGGCTTATAGGCAGAAAATGGGAAAAAAAGACTTGTCAGAAATATTGGCTGTGCTATTGTATGAATCGCTTTCTGAAAACTATCTGAGCAATACCTTTTTAATTCAAGCTGCTCAACTTTTACCCAATAGAGATTGGCTAGATTTTTTTGAAGCACTGGAATCTAACACAAAAGACCCGCTGCCATTTATGCAGCAAATATCTGCTTTAGGTGCAAGCAGCGGATACGATACATTAAGCGGCTTCTTTGCCGCTTGGGAGATGATATGATTATAAAAACCCAAATTGTGGCAGGAAAATATTTGGACTCTGTAAAACTAATGCTAATATCCAAAGAATTACGCCAGCAAGACGGAGTTGAAGATGCAGTAGCGATTTTGGCGAACCCTGAGAATCGGGAAATATTGGCAGCAACCGATATGCTGGTAGATGAGATCAAAGCTGCCGCCGAAACGGATATTGTGATAGTGGTTAAGTCAAAAACCGATGAACTAGGAGAAGCGGCTATCAGCAAAGCCGAGCAACTGATTAATGCGCCATCTCGCAATCAAGAGGCTTCAGCACTCAAGATCCGAAACCTCCAAGCTGCTGTGAAAAACCTGCCCGGGGCAAATCTTTGCCTAATCTCGGTTGCGGGTAAATATGCAACTGCAGAGGCAGAGCAAGCACTCGATGCTGGATTGCATGTAATGATATTTTCGGATAACGTGAGCCTCGAAGATGAATTGAAGCTTAAGCAAAAAGCTGCTGCTAAGGGCTTACTGCTAATGGGTCCCGATTGCGGAACCGCTATAGTGAACGGATGTCCCTTAGCCTTTGCCAATAAGATTCCTCAAGGCAAAATTGGCATCGTCTCCGCTGCCGGCACCGGATTGCAGGAAGTGAGCGTGGCAATAGCCAATCGTGGGCTAGGAGTTTCGCAAGCATTTGGCACAGGGGGCAGAGATGGTAAAAAAGAAATAGGTGGTATAATGCTCTCCGCCTGTTTGGATTATCTTATTCACGATCCGGCAACCGAAGTTATTATTATAATTGCTAAAACTCCCGATCCAGAAGTTCGTAACAAGCTTTGGCAACAGATATCCTCAACCCAAAAACCTGTGGTGGTTAGCTTTCTAAAACCTGTGGAACTACCCAATCTGCCCAATCTGCATTACTTTGTATCTTTGGCAGAAAGTGCAGCAAAAGCTTGTGCAATACTTAGAAAAGACAAAACCGGTCAGCAAGCGGAAAATATGCAAAACGAACAGATTCTCCCAAACCTAGCACCAAGCAGAAAGTATCTTGCCGGCTTGTATAGCGGCGGGACGCTGTGCTACGAGGCACAAGAGCTTTATCATCGCTATTTTGATGAATACCCCCTAAGTAACACGCCAGTAAGCTCGGAATTTTTGGCAAAAGATGTGTGGAACGAAACGGCAGATTGCATTATTGATCTTGGATCGGACGAATTTACCGTGGGTCGCCCTCATCCGATGATAGACTACAACTTAAGGATGAAGATGCTTGAGCACATGGCAAAGCGTAGCGATATTGGCATCATTATTCTGGATATCGTGTTGGGCTATGGCGCACATCCAGATCCTGCCGCCGAGATCATCCCAGTGATATCAGGCATTAGCGCCGATATTCCGATTATCTGCCACGTTTTGGGAACCAGCAAAGATCCTCAGAATGCAGATACAGTTGCCGAAAAATTGCGTGATGCGGGAGCTAAGGTTTTCAGCTCACATCTGGCAGCGGCGGATTATGCAATCCGCACCCTAGTAAAGCACAGGAGGAAAGGATGAGTAAAATCGCCATTACAAAAGGCAAACTAAAGGTTATAAACATCGGCTTGGAAAACTTTGCCGAAAACATTGTTGAAGCTGGACATGAGGCAATAGACGTAGAGTGGAAACCACCATTGAATATTGCCGTTGAACTCAAAGAGGGCATCTCTGCCCGCAGAAAAGTAATAGAAACCGCAAATCAAAAAGCACTTGAGATAATTCAAAATGGCAAGCCAATGCTTGTGGGAATGGGGCTTGCCATCGATAAAATACCCGGTATGCATCAAAACTTAATTTTGCATGCAGGTCCGCCCATCACTTGGGAAAGAATGTGCGGACCAATGCGTGGAGCAATAATTGGAGCACTCATCTACGAAGGGCGGGCAGATAATCCCCAAGAAGCAGAACTGCTTGCCGCCAGTGGCGAGATCGAATATGCTCCCTGCCACGAACATAATGCCGTTGGTCCTATGGCTGGCATCATTAGCCCCAAAATGCCGGTTTTCGAAATCCAAAATGAACGCTATGGTAATTGTAGCTATGCCACTCAAAATGAAGGCTTGGGCAAAGTATTGCGCTATGGAGCCTTTAATGAGGAAGTTATCAAGCGGTTAAAATGGATGGATGAAGTATTGTACCCGGTTATGAAACGAGCCATTGAAGAGCTAGGCAAAATAGATTTGCAAAGCCTAATTGCTCAAGCACTGCATATGGGCGATGAGGTTCATAACCGCAATCGTGCCGGAACTTCGTTGTTAATTAGACAATTAGCTCCCGCCCTACTAAAAACCATGAGAAATGTTGAGGAAACAACTGCCGTGCTCAAGTTTATAAATGGCAACGATCATTTCTTCCTCAATCTTTCTATGCCAGCAGGAAAAGCAATTCTGGATGCTGCCCGCAATATAAAACATTCTTCGCTGGCAGTGGTTATGTGTAGAAATGGTACAGATTTTGGCATCCAACTGAGTGGCACTAACAATCAATGGTTTACCGGTCCCGCATTAGTGCCGGATGCACTCTATTTTCCGGGATACAGTAAGGCAGATGCGAATCCGGATATTGGCGATAGTGCCATCACTGAGACCGCCGGTTGGGGTGGTTTTGCCATCGCGGCTGCGCCGGCAATTGTACAATTTGTTGGTGGAAATGCTCCGGATGCATTACATTATACATTATCGATGTATGAGATTTGCTATGGCGAGAGTGCAAATTACCAGATTCCTGCCCTAGATTTTAGGGGCACTCCGCTTGGCATTGATATAATAAGGGTAATTGAGAATAATCTTAGCCCCATAATAGATACTGGCGTGGCACACAAAGAACCCGGAGTGGGTCAAGTAGGAGCCGGAGTGGTAAATGCTCCTATGGAGCCATTTATGCGTGCTTATGAGGCTTTGGCAAAACTATAAAGCGATAAAAGGAGAATCACATGGATACTAATAACTTTTTTGACTTCATGAAGTCTCTCAAAATGTACGATCTAACACAGAGATTAAGCATTCATACCCCACCCTGGCCTAGCTATATGCCGTTGGGAATTCAATATTTTAAGCGTATAGCCGGAGCGCATATGGGACAAGGGGCAAATGGACAAATTATTACCACCAGCAATCATGTAGGAACCCATATAGACGGCGAAATCCATTTCCACGCCAGCGGTAGAAGCATTGGCGATGTGCCTATGGATGAATGGGTGGGGCCTGGAGTGGTTGTAGATATTTCAGATTCTGTGGGAGATTACGATCTGTATAGCCCAGAATTACTGATGCAAAAAGCCGAGATTAAAAAAGGCGATATTCTTATTATCAATACCGGATACCATAAATACGCTTGGGATCAACCGGAATCTGACGAGCTAAGATATTTTGTAAAACATCCGGGGCCAGATCCCAGTTTCCACAA contains:
- a CDS encoding DUF1116 domain-containing protein: MSKIAITKGKLKVINIGLENFAENIVEAGHEAIDVEWKPPLNIAVELKEGISARRKVIETANQKALEIIQNGKPMLVGMGLAIDKIPGMHQNLILHAGPPITWERMCGPMRGAIIGALIYEGRADNPQEAELLAASGEIEYAPCHEHNAVGPMAGIISPKMPVFEIQNERYGNCSYATQNEGLGKVLRYGAFNEEVIKRLKWMDEVLYPVMKRAIEELGKIDLQSLIAQALHMGDEVHNRNRAGTSLLIRQLAPALLKTMRNVEETTAVLKFINGNDHFFLNLSMPAGKAILDAARNIKHSSLAVVMCRNGTDFGIQLSGTNNQWFTGPALVPDALYFPGYSKADANPDIGDSAITETAGWGGFAIAAAPAIVQFVGGNAPDALHYTLSMYEICYGESANYQIPALDFRGTPLGIDIIRVIENNLSPIIDTGVAHKEPGVGQVGAGVVNAPMEPFMRAYEALAKL
- the fdrA gene encoding acyl-CoA synthetase FdrA, whose product is MIIKTQIVAGKYLDSVKLMLISKELRQQDGVEDAVAILANPENREILAATDMLVDEIKAAAETDIVIVVKSKTDELGEAAISKAEQLINAPSRNQEASALKIRNLQAAVKNLPGANLCLISVAGKYATAEAEQALDAGLHVMIFSDNVSLEDELKLKQKAAAKGLLLMGPDCGTAIVNGCPLAFANKIPQGKIGIVSAAGTGLQEVSVAIANRGLGVSQAFGTGGRDGKKEIGGIMLSACLDYLIHDPATEVIIIIAKTPDPEVRNKLWQQISSTQKPVVVSFLKPVELPNLPNLHYFVSLAESAAKACAILRKDKTGQQAENMQNEQILPNLAPSRKYLAGLYSGGTLCYEAQELYHRYFDEYPLSNTPVSSEFLAKDVWNETADCIIDLGSDEFTVGRPHPMIDYNLRMKMLEHMAKRSDIGIIILDIVLGYGAHPDPAAEIIPVISGISADIPIICHVLGTSKDPQNADTVAEKLRDAGAKVFSSHLAAADYAIRTLVKHRRKG
- a CDS encoding cyclase family protein, with product MDTNNFFDFMKSLKMYDLTQRLSIHTPPWPSYMPLGIQYFKRIAGAHMGQGANGQIITTSNHVGTHIDGEIHFHASGRSIGDVPMDEWVGPGVVVDISDSVGDYDLYSPELLMQKAEIKKGDILIINTGYHKYAWDQPESDELRYFVKHPGPDPSFHKWALEMGIKWIGVDCGSADHPMNTIIRDWHPKDFIAAETKLKQKYGKTWDEMYPPEEYYQVMHLKLFPKKLVHAENLGGDIAQLSNKRLWIGLFPLRGIEMESSMCRIIAFEP